In the Setaria italica strain Yugu1 chromosome VI, Setaria_italica_v2.0, whole genome shotgun sequence genome, one interval contains:
- the LOC101756275 gene encoding uncharacterized protein LOC101756275, producing the protein MGDSHAVDIPSLAQQLREELAAADAPPPRLPGGCPIVIAVVGELTRNVDPAEYVPHHVCIGPNHRSRSPPLARDDEKLRNLRDVMSVASAGVTLEDYLGEVARIEWQARSCYDRTFEQMSSADFVRMLLLDACYLLVRFGHIAGRRGNGGGAAGAAPSVGGGDMMEAVAVVRDALYLAENQIPFFVVDKVHRLTVPDAGVPATDAIAGYVRELLRGQQYSVATPVVAAPPGPGNLLHLLHMHLTPTALSPHTTGSRATGGKRQFGRWRTAAEYHCAGVGFRARPLGGIGGARSILDVKLNRRGSTLEIPRLNVDAETWRLLRNLMALEQSNPAAAGSHVTAYCVFVSQLACTPRDVELLSRRGVISHGLGGHDEVAGLLAGLCKGVAFRPDDPVGNYLHATWQAMEGRFRSRPRRWAAWLMLKYFTNPWLAVGLAAAAVGLLCTVVQAVYAVLSYTPAT; encoded by the coding sequence ATGGGTGATTCCCACGCCGTGGACATCCCTTCCCTGGCCCAGCAGCTGAGGGAGGAGCTGGCCGCcgcggacgcgccgccgccccgactcCCCGGCGGCTGCCCCATCGTCATCGCCGTGGTCGGCGAGCTCACCCGCAACGTCGACCCGGCCGAGTACGTCCCGCACCACGTATGCATCGGGCCCAACCACCGCAGCAGGAGCCCGCCCCTCGCCAGGGACGACGAGAAGCTCCGGAACCTCCGCGACGTCATGTCGGTGGCAAGCGCCGGCGTGACGCTGGAGGACTACCTCGGCGAGGTCGCGCGAATCGAGTGGCAGGCCAGGAGCTGCTACGACCGCACGTTCGAGCAGATGAGTAGCGCGGACTTCGTCCGCATGCTGCTGCTCGACGCTTGCTACTTGCTCGTCCGGTTCGGCCACATCGCCGGACGCCgcgggaacggcggcggcgctgccggggCAGCACCgtcggtgggcggcggcgacatgATGGAGGCCGTCGCGGTGGTGCGCGACGCCCTGTATCTCGCGGAGAATCAGATACCGTTCTTCGTCGTCGACAAGGTCCACCGGCTCACCGTTCCGGACGCCGGCGTTCCCGCGACGGACGCGATCGCTGGGTACGTCCGGGAGCTCCTGCGGGGGCAGCAGTACTCCGTGGCcacgccggtggtggcggcgccgccgggtccGGGCAACCTTCTGCACCTGCTCCACATGCACCTGACGCCTACCGCACTCTCGCCACACACCACCGGCAGCAGAGCCACCGGCGGCAAGCGTCAGTTCGGCCggtggcgcacggcggcggagtACCACTGCGCCGGCGTGGGGTTCAGGGCCCGGCCCCTCGGCGGCATAGGCGGCGCCCGCTCGATCCTCGACGTGAAGCTCAACCGCCGCGGCAGCACGCTGGAGATCCCCCGTCTGAACGTCGACGCCGAGACGTGGCGGCTGCTGCGCAACCTGATGGCGCTGGAGCAGAGcaacccggcggcggcggggagccaCGTCACGGCGTACTGCGTCTTCGTGTCGCAGCTGGCGTGCACGCCGCGGGACGTTGAGCTCCTGTCCAGGCGCGGGGTCATCTcgcacggcctcggcggccaTGACGAGGTCGCCGGGCTCCTTGCCGGCCTCTGCAAGGGTGTCGCGTTCAGGCCCGACGACCCCGTCGGCAACTACCTGCACGCGACGTGGCAGGCGATGGAGGGGCGGTTCCGgagccggccgcggcggtgggcggcgtggCTGATGCTCAAGTATTTCACCAACCCGTGGCTCGCCGTcgggctcgcggcggcggccgtcgggctGCTTTGCACCGTGGTGCAGGCGGTGTACGCTGTTTTGAGCTACACACCAGCCACGTAA
- the LOC101756670 gene encoding LOW QUALITY PROTEIN: receptor-like protein kinase HSL1 (The sequence of the model RefSeq protein was modified relative to this genomic sequence to represent the inferred CDS: deleted 2 bases in 2 codons), translating to MTPLLLLRLLCLLPLATIAASAGLPADFTTLLAAKSDLSDPTSALASWDPRHSPSPCRWPHLLCSASHAAPAVASLLLSNLSLAGAFPSPLCSLRSLAHLDLSYNSLTGPQPPCLAVLPSLVNLDLSTNNLTGEIPATVGRLESAVQIELYSNQLDGRVPDGLGELKRLRFFDASMNRLTGEIPADLFLAPRLESLHMYQNQLSGRVPATLARAPALADLRLFGNRLAGELPPEFGKNCPLEFLDLSDNRISGRIPAALCGAGKLEQLLLLNNELVGPIPAELGQCRTLTRVRLPNNQLSGPVPQGMWGLPHLYLLELAGNQLSGTVDSTIAMATNLSQLLISDNRFTGTLPAQVGTLPALFELSGANNMFSGPLPASLAEVSTLGRLDLRNNSLSGELPQGVRRWQKLTQLDLAGNHLTGPIPPELGELPVLNSLDLSDNELTGNVPVQLENLKLSLFNLSNNRLAGALPPLFAGAMYRDSFVGNPALCRGTCPSGRQSRAGRRGLMCSVVSILAVACVVLLLGVEWFCYTTYWSQQSGHGTEPGGGKARWALTSFHKVEFDEDDILGCLDEDNVVGMSASGKVYKAIFGRGGEVVAVKKLWGGGGGKAADGAAKDRLDAEVETLGRIRHKNIVRLWCCFRGGDDCRLLVYEYMPGGSLGDLLHGGKGSGLLDWPARHRIMAGAAEGLAYLHHDCTPPVLHRDVKSSNILLDADLGAKVADFGVARVLGDGHAAVTAIAGSCGYIAPEYSYTLRVTEKSDVYSFGVVMLELVTGKKPVSPELGDKDLVGWVHGGIERGGVDSVLDPRLAGASRDDMARALHVALLCTSSLPINRPSMRAVVKLLHEAAPTPAPPAAMAAEEKPLDV from the exons ATGACtcccctgctcctgctccgcctcctctgcctcctccccctcgccACCATCGCCGCATCCGCTGGGCTTCCGGCCGATTTCACCACCCTCCTCGCCGCGAAGTCCGACCTCTCGGACCCCACCTCCGCGCTCGCCTCATGGGACCCGCGCCACTCCCCGTCCCCATGCCGCTGGCCGCACCTCCTCTGCTCCGCCTcccacgccgccccggccgtcgCCTCGCTCCTCCTCTCCAACCTCTCCCTCGCCGGCGCGTTCCCGTCCCCGCTCTGCTCCCTGCGCTCCCTCGCGCACCTCGACCTCTCCTACAACTCCCTGACGGGGCCCCAGCCGCCCTGCCTCGCCGTTCTGCC GAGCCTTGTCAACCTCGACCTCTCCACGaacaacctcaccggcgagATCCCGGCGACTGTGGGGAGGCTGGAGAGCGCCGTGCAGATCGAGCTCTACTCCAACCAACTCGACGGCAGGGTGCCCGATGGGCTGGGGGAGCTCAAGCGGCTGCGGTTCTTCGACGCCTCTATGAACCGGCTCACCGGCGAGATACCGGCGGACCTGTTCCTCGCGCCGAGGCTGGAGAGCTTGCACATGTACCAGAACCAGCTGTCCGGCCGCGTGCCGGCGACGctggcgcgggcgccggcccTGGCAGACCTCAGGCTCTTCGGTAACCGCCTCGCCGGGGAGCTGCCGCCGGAGTTCGGGAAGAACTGCCCGCTCGAGTTCCTGGATTTGTCGGACAACCGGATCTCCGGCCGGATTCCGGCGGCGCTGTGCGGCGCGGGGAAGCTGGAGCAGCTCCTGCTACTGAACAACGAGCTGGTGGGCCCCATCCCGGCGGAGCTCGGGCAATGCCGGACGCTGACGCGGGTGCGGCTGCCAAACAACCAGCTGTCCGGCCCCGTGCCGCAGGGCATGTGGGGCCTGCCGCACCTGTACCTCCTGGAGCTCGCGGGGAACCAGCTGTCCGGCACAGTGGACTCCACCATCGCCATGGCGACGAACCTGTCGCAGCTGCTCATCTCCGACAACCGCTTCACCGGCACGCTGCCGGCGCAGGTCGGCACTCTGCCTGCTCTGTTCGAGCTGTCGGGCGCGAACAACATGTTCTCCGGGCCGCTGCCGGCGTCGCTCGCCGAGGTCTCCACGCTCGGCCGGCTTGATCTGAGGAACAACTCGCTGTCCGGCGAGCTGCCACAAGGTGTTCGACGGTGGCAGAAGCTGACGCAACTGGACCTCGCCGGTAACCACCTCACCGGACccatcccgccggagctcggcgaGCTGCCCGTGCTGAACTCGCTCGACCTGTCCGACAACGAGCTCACCGGCAACGTGCCGGTGCAGCTGGAGAACCTGAAGCTGAGCCTGTTCAACCTCTCCAACAACCGGCTCGCCGGCGCCTTGCCGCCTCTGTTCGCCGGCGCCATGTACAGGGACAGCTTCGTGGGCAACCCGGCTCTGTGCCGCGGCACGTGCCCCAGTGGCCGCCAGTCCAGAGCCGGCCGTCGCGGTCTC ATGTGCAGCGTCGTCTCCATCCTCGCCGTGGCCTGCGTCGTCCTGCTCCTCGGCGTAGAGTGGTTC TGCTACACCACGTACTGGAGCCAACAAAGTGGACACGGCACGGAGCCCGGCGGTGGCAAGGCGAGGTGGGCGCTGACGTCGTTCCACAAGGTGGAGTTCGACGAGGATGACATCCTGGGCTGCCTCGACGAGGACAACGTGGTCGGCATGAGCGCGTCGGGCAAGGTGTACAAGGCCATCTTCGGTCGCGGCGGAGAGGTCGTCGCCGTCAAGAAGCTgtggggcggcggaggtggcaaggcggccgacggcgccgcGAAGGACAGATTAGACGCGGAGGTGGAGACGCTGGGCAGGATCCGGCACAAGAATATCGTGAGGCTGTGGTGCTGCTTCCGTGGCGGCGACGACTGCCGGCTGCTGGTGTACGAGTACATGCCCGGCGGCAGCCTCGGTGACCTCCTCCACGGCGGCAAGGGCAGCGGCCTCCTGGACTGGCCGGCGCGGCACCGGATcatggccggcgccgccgagggccTCGCGTACCTGCACCACGACTGCACGCCGCCGGTCCTGCACCGCGACGTCAAGTCCagcaacatcctcctcgacgccgaCCTCGGCGCCAAGGTTGCCGACTTCGGGGTCGCCAGGGTCCTCGGCGACGGCcacgccgccgtcaccgccatcGCCGGCTCATGCGGCTACATCGCTCCCG AGTACTCGTACACGCTGCGCGTGACGGAGAAGAGCGACgtctacagcttcggcgtgGTGATGCTGGAGCTCGTTACCGGCAAGAAACCCGTGTCGCCGGAGCTCGGGGACAAGGACCTGGTGGGGTGGGTACACGGCGGCAtcgagcgcggcggcgtggacTCGGTGCTGGACCCGAGGCTTGCAGGCGCGTCCAGGGACGACATGGCGAGGGCGCTCCACGTCGCGCTGCTCTGCACGTCGAGCCTCCCGATCAACCGCCCGTCGATGAGGGCTGTCGTGAAGCTGCTGCACGAGGCCGCGccaacgccggcgccgccggcagcgaTGGCAGCCGAGGAGAAACCTCTCGATGTCTGA
- the LOC101757090 gene encoding nudix hydrolase 15, mitochondrial, with protein MEGEEGPGADMEALVRRLRLHRAAPSPYEPSDAVAPAPCAGELFRPRRAAVLVCLFRGAAGELRVILTKRSSSLSTHSGEVALPGGKAEEGDADDAATALRESKEEIGLDPSLVTIVTSLEHFLSKHLLVVVPVVGILSYIQVFKPVLNAAEVDEIFDVPLEMFLKDENRTSDELEWMGQAFTIHHFNYKKGNKKYRIWGLTAGILIHAASVVYERPPDFAEKRPKLNLPKYSKECRSMP; from the exons atggagggggaggagggccCCGGCGCGGACATGGAGGCGCTCGTCCGCCGCCTGAGGCTCCACCGCGCGGCCCCCTCCCCGTACGAACCCTCCGACGCGGTGGCCCCCGCTCCATGCGCCGGCGAGCTGTTCCGGCCGCGGAGGGCCGCCGTGCTCGTCTGCCTCTtccggggcgccgccggcgagctccgcgTCATACTCACCAagcgctcctcctccctctccacccACTCCG GGGAAGTTGCATTGCCAGGTGGAAAGGCTGAGGAGGGCGATGCTGATGATGCAGCAACAGCATTAAGGGAGTCAAAAGAGGAGATTGGGCTTGATCCATCTCTGGTTACCATTGTTACCTCTCTTGAACACTTCTTGTCCAAA CATCTTCTGGTGGTTGTTCCTGTTGTTGGCATACTTTCATATATACAAGTGTTTAAACCCGTTCTTAATGCTGCTGAGGTGGATGAAATTTTTGATGTGCCACTGGAGATGTTCCTCAAG GATGAGAACAGGACATCTGATGAGCTAGAATGGATGGGGCAGGCGTTCACAATTCATCACTTCAATTATAAGAAAGGGAACAAGAAGTACAGAATCTGGGGCCTGACCGCCGGCATCCTGATCCATGCAGCTTCAGTCGTATATGAGCGACCACCAGACTTTGCTGAGAAAAGACCAAAGTTGAACTTGCCAAAGTACTCAAAGGAGTGCCGTTCAATGCCATGA